The following coding sequences are from one Saprospiraceae bacterium window:
- a CDS encoding DUF4199 domain-containing protein has protein sequence MNSFKTPIRFGLIFAAVSIVIDLILYLINPAMMQNTMIRTLVFIASLAIISMAGMRYRDEMGGFIKWKSAMTSMFVCGMIIFITQTLFLLLFNEFIDSSAFESEKEQAIQLIEKMRGMVGDEASDTQIEMITNQKNLDFSRILNLIFGSILISFLIAAIAALFIKRDNPQDRFEKYA, from the coding sequence ATGAATTCATTCAAAACGCCAATACGATTTGGGTTAATTTTTGCCGCTGTCAGTATTGTCATCGATCTGATCTTATATTTAATCAATCCCGCAATGATGCAAAACACAATGATTCGCACATTAGTGTTTATTGCGTCACTGGCAATCATTTCAATGGCAGGCATGAGATACAGGGATGAAATGGGAGGATTTATCAAATGGAAATCAGCCATGACATCAATGTTCGTATGTGGCATGATAATATTTATCACCCAGACATTATTTCTGCTTTTGTTTAATGAATTTATTGATTCTTCTGCTTTTGAAAGTGAAAAAGAACAAGCAATACAATTGATTGAAAAAATGAGAGGAATGGTAGGAGATGAAGCTTCAGATACGCAGATTGAAATGATCACCAATCAGAAAAATCTGGATTTTTCCCGAATTCTAAATCTGATTTTTGGAAGCATCTTGATAAGTTTTTTGATTGCAGCTATTGCCGCATTATTTATAAAAAGGGATAATCCGCAAGATCGATTTGAAAAATATGCTTAA
- the yaaA gene encoding peroxide stress protein YaaA has protein sequence MQKFVMLFLFSPSKDLDMKSEAPIPSESIPALWAQAWPIVELMKRKKPKALMSLMDISEKLAIENVNRYSVMSDKFQEDNSKPAIFAFSGDVYRGLDIKQLPETAQKYCIQHLRILSGLYGVLRPLDAIQAYRLEMGVSLKVGRKKNLVAYWSDLIHNTIQEEINSNQFQALINLSSQEYFQVLENKKFNVPLIHIHFREQRNGKLQFVSFNAKKARGLMLRFASTTDAKKKEDLLKFDLESYRFETTVSDENNWYFTR, from the coding sequence ATGCAAAAATTTGTCATGCTGTTTTTGTTCTCACCTTCCAAAGATCTGGACATGAAAAGCGAAGCTCCAATTCCATCCGAGAGCATTCCGGCATTGTGGGCACAAGCTTGGCCAATCGTAGAGCTTATGAAAAGGAAGAAGCCTAAAGCACTCATGAGTTTAATGGATATTTCAGAAAAACTAGCCATTGAAAACGTTAACAGGTATTCTGTTATGTCTGATAAATTTCAAGAGGACAATTCGAAACCGGCGATCTTTGCATTTAGCGGCGACGTTTACAGAGGATTAGACATCAAACAGTTACCAGAAACGGCTCAAAAATATTGCATACAACATTTGAGAATTTTATCTGGATTATATGGTGTTCTCAGACCATTGGATGCTATTCAAGCATACCGCCTTGAAATGGGAGTATCTTTAAAAGTAGGTAGAAAAAAAAATTTGGTCGCTTATTGGAGTGACCTGATCCACAATACTATACAAGAGGAAATTAACTCTAATCAATTTCAGGCTCTTATTAATCTTTCATCACAAGAATATTTTCAGGTTCTTGAAAATAAAAAATTTAACGTTCCACTCATACATATTCATTTTAGAGAACAGAGGAATGGAAAATTACAATTCGTATCTTTTAATGCCAAGAAGGCGAGAGGTTTGATGTTAAGATTTGCCTCAACCACAGATGCAAAGAAGAAAGAAGATTTATTAAAATTTGATTTGGAAAGTTATCGTTTCGAGACAACTGTTTCAGACGAGAATAATTGGTATTTTACCAGATAA
- a CDS encoding DUF1800 domain-containing protein, whose translation MDRHEFFRQLRESRNDSAQALPPSASLDPYTGPWTPSQAIHLLRRTCFGAPPADVKRLVSMTMQQAVDSLLQLDAIPAPPLNIYSTAQAPDPDVPYGQTFVNAPFNAALPAEYYTARINVFKAWWMGNIIQQKSTISEKMTLFWHNHFATEADTVLYGQASYFYYKLLRENCLGNIKSLALKVSKDPAMLRYLNGYVNSKTAPDENYARELMELFTLGKGPDSRYTEDDVKAAAKILTGYRINPLSSPISYFFLFTEHDTGNKKFSSFFNNATITGKLLNAGENELDELITMLFNQTETARHLCRKLYQFFVYYDITPEIETNVIIPLAEDLKNANYNILPVLQKLFRSQHFYDYLSIGCVIKNPIDYAVGMIREMKVSLPSSAQLVDQYLSWGLVTILAAYQGLNIADPPVVSGWQAWYQAPQFHEIWINADTLANRNKVADNITSPNGIEYLTINLKIDPTLFASQLTNPYSASELVSESVLYLYNYTLSNQSLDYLKSFLISGLPDESYWTQIWTAYIVDPTDPVSKNAAVTRLNALYREIISQAEYHLS comes from the coding sequence ATGGATCGACATGAATTTTTTAGACAATTGCGAGAAAGTAGAAACGATTCTGCTCAAGCATTGCCCCCTTCAGCATCACTTGACCCCTATACGGGACCATGGACTCCAAGTCAAGCCATTCATCTATTGAGACGTACTTGCTTTGGTGCTCCTCCTGCAGATGTAAAACGATTGGTTTCAATGACAATGCAGCAAGCAGTAGATAGTTTGTTACAATTGGACGCGATTCCTGCTCCACCACTAAATATTTACAGTACTGCACAGGCTCCGGATCCTGATGTGCCTTATGGCCAGACTTTTGTCAACGCTCCTTTCAATGCTGCTTTACCTGCCGAATATTATACTGCCAGAATCAACGTTTTTAAAGCCTGGTGGATGGGCAATATTATCCAACAGAAATCCACCATTTCAGAAAAAATGACCCTTTTTTGGCACAATCATTTTGCAACTGAAGCAGATACGGTATTATATGGACAAGCAAGTTATTTTTATTATAAACTTTTACGTGAAAACTGTCTCGGAAATATCAAATCGCTGGCATTAAAAGTCAGTAAAGATCCGGCTATGTTGAGATATCTCAACGGTTATGTGAATTCAAAAACAGCACCTGACGAAAACTATGCCCGCGAACTAATGGAGCTGTTTACATTAGGCAAAGGCCCGGACTCCAGATATACTGAAGATGACGTCAAAGCAGCTGCTAAAATATTGACAGGATACCGAATTAATCCGCTCTCCTCACCAATATCTTATTTTTTTCTTTTTACCGAACATGACACTGGTAACAAGAAATTTTCGAGTTTTTTCAATAACGCAACTATAACAGGTAAATTATTGAATGCCGGCGAGAATGAATTGGACGAGCTGATTACGATGCTGTTCAACCAAACAGAAACAGCCAGACATCTATGTAGAAAGTTGTATCAGTTTTTTGTATATTATGATATAACTCCGGAGATTGAAACTAATGTGATAATACCACTAGCTGAAGATCTGAAAAACGCGAATTATAATATTCTACCAGTCCTCCAAAAATTATTTCGTTCTCAACATTTTTACGATTATCTAAGCATCGGTTGCGTTATCAAGAATCCGATCGATTATGCAGTCGGAATGATCAGAGAAATGAAAGTTAGTCTTCCCTCATCTGCCCAGTTAGTTGATCAATATTTGTCCTGGGGATTGGTAACCATTCTGGCAGCTTATCAAGGATTAAATATTGCTGATCCACCTGTTGTTTCAGGATGGCAAGCCTGGTATCAAGCTCCACAATTTCACGAAATTTGGATCAATGCGGATACTTTAGCAAATCGGAATAAAGTTGCTGATAACATAACCAGCCCAAATGGAATAGAGTATCTGACGATTAATTTGAAAATTGATCCGACTCTTTTTGCATCACAATTGACAAATCCATATTCTGCTTCAGAGTTGGTTTCGGAATCCGTATTGTATTTGTACAACTATACTCTGTCGAATCAGTCCTTGGATTATCTAAAGAGCTTTCTCATATCCGGATTGCCAGACGAGAGTTATTGGACCCAGATTTGGACTGCATATATTGTTGATCCGACTGACCCTGTTTCAAAAAATGCAGCTGTAACGAGATTGAATGCCTTGTACCGAGAAATAATTAGTCAGGCAGAGTATCATTTAAGTTAA
- a CDS encoding ATP-binding cassette domain-containing protein gives MIRVEHIFKTFGTQEVLKDVSCDFAKGKTNLIIGRSGAGKTVLLKILIGLIPPTDGKVFYGDQDFYQLNKKQTRELRMQIGMLFQGSALFDFMNVEENIRFPLDMFTKMTPKEKKLRVDYCLERVSLAGNNHKFPSELSGGMQKRVGIARAISLNPKYLFCDEPNSGLDPKTSILIDKLIYDITKENNIITVINTHDMNSVMEIGENILFLDDGRLEWNGTKEEVLDTENTALQGFIFASPFLQRMKKMAQGN, from the coding sequence ATGATCAGAGTAGAACACATTTTCAAAACCTTTGGCACTCAGGAAGTCCTCAAAGATGTAAGTTGTGATTTTGCTAAAGGAAAAACCAATTTAATCATAGGACGTTCAGGAGCTGGAAAAACTGTGTTGCTTAAAATATTAATTGGGCTAATTCCTCCCACAGATGGAAAAGTTTTTTATGGAGATCAGGATTTCTACCAGCTGAATAAAAAACAAACGCGAGAATTGAGAATGCAAATAGGAATGTTGTTCCAAGGTTCCGCCTTATTTGATTTCATGAATGTAGAAGAGAACATTAGGTTTCCATTGGATATGTTTACCAAAATGACGCCAAAGGAAAAGAAATTGAGAGTGGATTATTGCTTGGAACGCGTGTCTTTAGCTGGAAATAACCACAAGTTTCCATCCGAACTTTCTGGTGGAATGCAAAAAAGGGTCGGTATTGCAAGGGCTATTTCACTCAATCCTAAATATTTGTTTTGTGACGAACCGAATTCAGGCTTGGATCCAAAAACTTCAATATTGATTGATAAATTGATTTATGATATTACTAAGGAAAATAATATCATTACTGTGATCAATACCCATGATATGAATAGTGTGATGGAAATAGGTGAGAATATTTTATTTTTGGATGATGGCAGATTGGAATGGAACGGAACTAAAGAAGAAGTCCTTGACACAGAAAATACAGCATTGCAAGGTTTCATTTTTGCATCTCCATTTTTGCAACGTATGAAGAAAATGGCACAAGGCAATTGA
- a CDS encoding DUF1501 domain-containing protein — protein sequence MKRRKFIQTTSTSIVVPSIFNQLPVTAFSDQSMLQSLMLPVADNDHVMVLIYLGGGNDGLNTVVPLDQMSALATARPNIRLLDSEILKLNGNATVGLHPQMKGFQTLFNENKLAIVQSVGYPDPNFSHFRSTDIWTSASDANKVVDTGWLGRYLYHQYPGFPLNYPNQAEPDPLAIQIGSNLPLLFQGQIAQMSMNVSNPDIFGAWPNGIQDPAPSTPLGKELSYIRTISRQSKNYADALVKAFLLGTNKVVYPDQNPLGDALKAIARIIKGGLRTKLYMVGISGFDTHAAQGAKEGQHATLLKYLSDGILAFQQDLAALAIEDRVIGMTFSEFGRRIKDNASGGTDHGAAGPLFLFGKSVQSGIFGNNPQIPANVSEADNLPMQIDFRTVYQSVLNDWFCVNKQTTQEILFNSFTNLPLIKNNCATDTIDYYQKSVEKLKLKIYPNPVVTTCKIELSSHRGKTLLQLFDPLGRMIKVLYTGILDEGIHHFVFENENYPSGNYYIRVQQGSVQKTEMLMIHSEV from the coding sequence ATGAAAAGAAGAAAATTCATCCAGACAACTTCCACAAGCATTGTGGTGCCTTCTATTTTTAACCAATTGCCGGTGACTGCATTTAGTGATCAGTCAATGTTGCAATCATTAATGCTACCTGTTGCAGACAATGATCATGTGATGGTACTGATTTATCTCGGTGGCGGCAATGATGGATTAAATACTGTTGTGCCTTTGGATCAAATGTCAGCTTTGGCAACGGCTCGGCCTAATATTCGTTTACTTGACTCTGAAATTCTCAAACTGAACGGAAATGCCACGGTCGGATTACATCCACAGATGAAAGGTTTTCAAACATTGTTCAACGAAAACAAATTGGCAATCGTGCAATCTGTTGGTTATCCTGATCCGAATTTTTCGCATTTTAGATCTACTGATATTTGGACTTCTGCCTCAGATGCAAATAAAGTCGTAGATACAGGATGGCTGGGGCGTTATTTGTATCATCAGTATCCTGGATTTCCATTGAATTATCCAAATCAAGCTGAACCAGATCCACTAGCCATTCAGATTGGATCAAATTTACCACTTTTATTCCAGGGTCAAATTGCTCAAATGTCAATGAATGTGAGCAATCCTGATATTTTCGGTGCTTGGCCAAATGGAATTCAAGATCCAGCACCATCAACTCCTTTGGGGAAAGAATTAAGCTATATCAGGACGATATCTAGACAATCCAAAAATTATGCAGACGCCTTGGTAAAGGCATTTTTATTAGGCACAAACAAAGTAGTATATCCTGATCAGAATCCCCTTGGAGATGCACTGAAAGCTATTGCGAGAATCATTAAAGGTGGCCTGCGAACGAAGTTATACATGGTTGGAATTTCAGGGTTTGATACACATGCGGCTCAAGGTGCTAAAGAAGGTCAACACGCTACACTATTGAAGTACCTTTCAGATGGAATCTTAGCTTTTCAACAAGATTTAGCTGCATTGGCTATAGAGGATAGAGTGATTGGAATGACATTTTCAGAGTTTGGGAGAAGGATCAAGGATAATGCAAGTGGAGGTACAGACCATGGAGCAGCAGGACCATTATTCTTGTTTGGCAAGAGTGTTCAATCAGGCATTTTTGGCAATAACCCACAAATCCCTGCAAATGTTTCTGAGGCTGACAATCTTCCAATGCAAATTGATTTCAGGACCGTTTATCAATCAGTGTTGAATGACTGGTTCTGTGTAAATAAGCAAACTACTCAAGAAATATTATTCAACTCGTTTACTAACTTACCACTGATAAAAAATAATTGTGCTACTGATACAATAGACTATTATCAGAAGTCAGTGGAAAAGTTAAAATTGAAAATATATCCTAATCCGGTTGTTACAACCTGTAAAATTGAACTGAGTTCACACCGTGGAAAAACATTGCTTCAGTTATTTGATCCTTTGGGGCGCATGATTAAAGTTTTATACACCGGTATTTTAGATGAAGGAATACATCATTTCGTATTTGAAAATGAAAATTATCCATCAGGAAATTATTATATACGTGTTCAGCAAGGCTCAGTTCAGAAAACAGAAATGCTAATGATTCATTCAGAAGTGTAA
- a CDS encoding ABC transporter permease, translated as MKAIFHVGRYLLMLQQTFKKPENWSMYWKETMRQMNSIGIGSLVIVAIISIFIGAVTAVQFSYQMAGSLIPRYYIGYIVRDMTIIELAPTFSCMVLAGKVGSSLASEIGGMRQKEHIDAMEIMGVNTTAYLIQPKIIAALVVIPMLVCIGAFISIVGGYLASVPTGIFTHGEYVQGLRSFFIPYNVTMMFVKAFTFSFILTTVSCYQGYYVKGGSIELGNASTQAVVYSNILILLSDYVIAMMMAV; from the coding sequence ATGAAAGCAATATTTCACGTCGGTAGGTATTTGTTGATGCTGCAGCAGACTTTCAAAAAGCCTGAGAATTGGTCCATGTATTGGAAAGAGACCATGCGCCAAATGAACAGTATTGGGATTGGATCTCTGGTGATCGTTGCTATAATCAGTATATTTATTGGTGCTGTGACGGCAGTACAATTTTCTTATCAGATGGCGGGTTCACTGATACCTAGGTACTATATAGGTTATATAGTTAGAGACATGACAATAATTGAACTCGCACCTACATTTTCATGCATGGTTTTAGCCGGAAAAGTAGGATCAAGTTTAGCTTCAGAAATCGGAGGTATGAGACAGAAAGAGCATATCGATGCGATGGAGATTATGGGTGTCAATACAACAGCCTACTTGATCCAGCCAAAGATTATTGCTGCATTGGTAGTGATCCCGATGTTGGTTTGTATTGGAGCTTTTATCAGTATCGTGGGAGGCTATCTTGCCAGTGTTCCTACTGGAATATTCACACATGGAGAGTACGTTCAGGGATTAAGGAGTTTTTTTATACCTTACAACGTCACCATGATGTTCGTCAAAGCTTTCACTTTCTCCTTCATTCTTACCACAGTATCTTGTTATCAGGGTTACTATGTCAAAGGTGGAAGTATCGAGCTCGGCAATGCAAGTACTCAAGCAGTAGTATATTCCAATATTTTAATTCTGCTTTCAGATTATGTAATTGCAATGATGATGGCAGTATGA
- a CDS encoding proline--tRNA ligase — translation MAKAISSRSEDYSQWYNDIVYRAGLADQSAVRGCMVIKPHGYALWENIRDILDKMFKETGHVNAYFPLFVPKNLFEAEEKNAEGFAKECAVVTHYRLKNNPEHPGKLMADPEAKLDEELVVRPTSEAIIWNTYRDWIQSYRDLPILINQWANVVRWEMRTRPFLRTTEFLWQEGHTAHASKEEAMQEAAKMHEIYTRFAEDYMAMPVIKGAKTENERFAGADDTFTIEAMMQDGKALQAGTSHYLGQNFAIAFNVKFLNELNKEEFVYATSWGVSTRLIGALVMSHSDDDGLVLPPKLAPIQVVLIPIPKPDPVINELAHKIMNSLKTKGIKVVFDQDEKNRPGFKFAEYELKGVPVRIGIGLRDIEQGVVEVARRDTKEKKSVSIDEIDHYVINLLDDIQNNLFSRAKKLREDNTHIVDEWSEFENIMETKPGFIYAHWDGTTETELAIKEKTKATIRCIPEDSKTEPGKCIFSGKPSSRRVLFAKAY, via the coding sequence ATGGCAAAAGCGATCAGCTCACGCAGTGAGGATTACAGTCAATGGTACAATGACATCGTCTACCGAGCAGGTCTGGCCGACCAATCAGCCGTTAGAGGATGTATGGTGATCAAACCACACGGGTACGCGCTATGGGAAAATATTAGAGATATCTTAGATAAAATGTTCAAAGAAACCGGACATGTCAATGCATATTTTCCACTTTTTGTACCAAAAAACCTGTTTGAAGCAGAAGAAAAAAATGCTGAAGGATTCGCCAAAGAATGTGCTGTTGTAACACACTATAGGCTTAAAAACAATCCTGAACACCCGGGCAAATTGATGGCTGATCCCGAAGCAAAATTGGATGAAGAGCTGGTGGTTCGACCTACCTCAGAAGCCATCATATGGAATACATATAGAGATTGGATTCAATCTTATCGCGATCTACCAATCTTGATTAATCAATGGGCCAATGTGGTCAGATGGGAAATGAGAACTCGACCATTTTTGAGAACTACCGAATTTCTTTGGCAAGAAGGTCACACAGCGCATGCATCCAAGGAGGAAGCAATGCAGGAGGCTGCGAAAATGCATGAAATTTATACACGATTCGCAGAAGATTACATGGCGATGCCTGTCATCAAAGGGGCAAAAACGGAAAATGAAAGATTTGCCGGTGCCGACGATACATTTACTATTGAGGCAATGATGCAAGATGGTAAAGCTTTGCAAGCGGGCACCTCCCATTACTTGGGTCAGAATTTTGCAATTGCCTTCAACGTAAAATTTTTGAATGAACTGAACAAAGAGGAATTTGTATACGCTACTTCATGGGGAGTTTCTACAAGATTGATTGGTGCATTGGTGATGAGTCACTCGGATGATGATGGCTTGGTTTTACCGCCGAAATTGGCGCCAATACAGGTAGTTCTTATTCCAATCCCTAAACCGGATCCTGTAATCAATGAACTTGCTCACAAAATCATGAACTCTTTAAAAACAAAAGGGATCAAGGTGGTATTTGACCAAGATGAAAAAAACAGGCCTGGCTTTAAATTTGCTGAATATGAACTAAAGGGTGTACCTGTAAGAATTGGTATCGGTCTCCGAGACATTGAACAAGGAGTCGTAGAAGTAGCACGCCGCGACACAAAGGAAAAAAAATCTGTTTCAATTGATGAGATTGATCATTATGTAATCAACTTGCTTGATGATATACAAAACAATTTATTTTCACGAGCAAAAAAACTCCGGGAAGACAATACGCATATAGTTGACGAATGGAGTGAATTTGAAAACATCATGGAAACCAAACCCGGCTTTATCTATGCGCATTGGGATGGCACTACCGAAACTGAACTTGCCATAAAAGAAAAAACAAAAGCTACTATTCGATGCATACCTGAAGATTCGAAAACTGAACCGGGAAAATGTATTTTTTCAGGTAAGCCATCTTCGAGAAGAGTGTTATTTGCAAAAGCTTATTAA
- a CDS encoding penicillin acylase family protein gives MLRVLISMVCCAVWLFFTHTVLNLGGNRLPQISSFFSPHTGFWQNAYRLDNFKTKEFQNAGIQGSVIYDDRMVPHIFADNLSDAYFLQGYVHATLRLWQMDFSTRAAEGRISEIVGAKALEFDRIKRRKGFAQSASQSVETWKKFPESYKLCEAYAAGVNYYLDQMSDKDLPIEYKLMNFKPERWSPYKSSLFHKSMAEVLCGRETDVELSNAKLKFGNDFQFLFPEDPEVQDPVIPVGTKWNFSQDSILGMSGNSDDSFIGYLFQPKEYSSSGLGSNNWAVSAAKTQNKFPILCNDPHLTLTLPNIWFEQQIITPERNVYGVTFPGIPGIVIGFNEDIAWGVTNGGWDVLDWYSIKWKDQQKKEYLYDGKYIPVEIRIDTIKIAGSLPVYDSVKLTKWGPIVYSQSKDKKYDLAMKWVIQDKWDYCELDAFTGLNQARTYSDYRNAIKHFPYPAQNFAFASTKGDIAITVQGRMPIKSKEQGRFVSDGTDSKNNWKGYLESDFNPHTLNPQRGFISSANQKSTDSTFPLYYNDGDFREYRGQMVNRILALEDKWTVDKMIQMQMNNHSLKAESVLPVLLKCIGNYSSNPLIEKLKTWNYDYEKSMTQPVYFEIWFDYLMKLTWDEVYQDTLLRNTAVPSDLVTIKLLNKDSTSLYFDIKSTREREKSCDIVRMAFDSMAYKIRLLNLEEMPWGKYKDAAIPHIAKIPSFGVEHLQTSGNADIINAHAKTFGPSWRMIVELRDTGPQAYDVYPGGQSGHPGSAYYTNLLEKWTLGEYYPLLYCKQKADLEGKIIFQTDFKN, from the coding sequence ATGTTGAGAGTTTTAATTTCTATGGTATGTTGTGCAGTTTGGTTGTTTTTCACCCACACTGTTCTGAATTTGGGCGGTAATAGGTTGCCGCAAATTTCTTCTTTTTTTTCTCCTCATACAGGATTTTGGCAGAATGCATATCGGTTAGACAATTTTAAAACTAAAGAATTTCAAAATGCCGGAATTCAAGGAAGTGTCATATACGATGACAGGATGGTGCCTCATATTTTTGCAGATAATCTTAGTGATGCATATTTTTTGCAAGGTTATGTTCATGCTACTCTTCGGTTATGGCAGATGGATTTTTCAACTCGCGCTGCTGAAGGAAGAATTTCTGAAATAGTAGGAGCTAAAGCTTTAGAATTTGATCGAATTAAAAGGAGAAAGGGCTTCGCCCAATCAGCAAGCCAAAGTGTTGAAACCTGGAAAAAATTTCCTGAATCATATAAATTATGTGAAGCTTATGCTGCTGGTGTAAATTATTACTTGGATCAGATGTCAGATAAGGATTTGCCGATTGAATATAAACTGATGAATTTTAAACCTGAAAGATGGAGCCCATACAAATCCTCTCTCTTTCATAAAAGTATGGCAGAAGTTCTGTGTGGTAGAGAAACCGATGTTGAACTCAGTAATGCAAAATTGAAGTTTGGGAATGACTTTCAGTTTTTATTTCCAGAAGATCCTGAAGTTCAAGATCCGGTAATTCCTGTTGGGACGAAATGGAATTTCAGTCAAGATTCAATATTGGGCATGAGTGGAAACTCGGATGACTCATTTATAGGATATTTATTTCAACCTAAAGAATATTCATCTTCTGGTTTGGGGAGCAACAATTGGGCAGTTTCCGCAGCTAAGACTCAAAATAAATTTCCCATATTATGTAATGATCCACACCTTACTTTGACTTTGCCAAACATTTGGTTTGAACAACAAATTATTACACCTGAAAGGAATGTTTATGGAGTGACATTTCCTGGAATACCAGGTATCGTCATCGGATTTAATGAAGATATTGCCTGGGGTGTCACCAACGGTGGTTGGGATGTTTTGGATTGGTATTCCATAAAATGGAAGGACCAACAGAAAAAGGAATATTTGTATGACGGAAAGTATATTCCTGTAGAAATTAGAATAGATACAATTAAAATAGCAGGGAGTTTACCTGTGTATGATTCAGTGAAATTGACTAAATGGGGACCAATAGTTTATAGCCAGTCAAAAGACAAGAAATATGATTTAGCTATGAAATGGGTCATTCAGGACAAATGGGATTATTGTGAACTAGATGCCTTCACCGGACTTAACCAAGCTAGAACGTATTCTGATTATCGCAATGCAATCAAGCATTTTCCTTATCCTGCACAGAATTTTGCATTTGCCTCTACAAAGGGTGATATAGCCATAACAGTGCAAGGACGTATGCCAATAAAATCAAAAGAGCAAGGAAGGTTTGTATCTGATGGAACCGATTCCAAGAATAACTGGAAGGGCTATTTAGAATCGGATTTTAATCCGCATACACTCAATCCGCAAAGAGGATTCATTTCTTCTGCAAACCAAAAATCGACCGATTCGACATTTCCCCTGTACTACAACGATGGAGATTTTAGAGAATATCGAGGACAAATGGTCAACAGAATTTTAGCTTTAGAGGATAAATGGACTGTGGACAAAATGATACAGATGCAGATGAATAACCACAGTCTTAAAGCGGAGTCCGTGCTGCCTGTTTTATTGAAATGTATTGGAAATTATTCTTCCAACCCTTTAATCGAAAAACTGAAAACTTGGAATTACGATTATGAAAAATCAATGACGCAACCTGTTTATTTTGAGATTTGGTTCGATTACTTGATGAAATTGACCTGGGACGAAGTTTATCAAGATACCCTGCTGCGCAACACTGCCGTGCCAAGTGATTTAGTGACTATTAAATTATTGAATAAAGATTCCACAAGTTTATATTTTGACATAAAGAGCACACGAGAGAGAGAAAAGTCTTGTGATATCGTGAGGATGGCTTTTGATAGTATGGCATATAAAATCAGATTGTTGAATTTGGAAGAGATGCCTTGGGGAAAGTACAAAGACGCTGCTATACCACATATCGCTAAGATTCCTTCTTTTGGGGTGGAACACTTGCAGACTTCAGGAAATGCTGATATTATAAATGCACATGCCAAAACATTTGGTCCTTCCTGGAGGATGATTGTGGAACTGAGAGATACCGGACCTCAAGCATATGATGTTTATCCGGGGGGACAGTCCGGTCATCCAGGGAGTGCATATTATACCAATCTGTTGGAAAAATGGACATTGGGTGAATATTATCCATTACTTTACTGTAAGCAGAAAGCGGACTTGGAAGGTAAAATTATTTTTCAAACTGATTTCAAAAATTAA